TAACCAATATCTCCTTTTTTACCGAGAATAGTCCCGATTTCTTGACCAGGAAAAGTTCCATCATTTTTTATTTGTTTGCGGAGTCGGACTTTATCACCGATGTCAAAAGCAGGCGGATCGTATAATTCAACTTCATCATCTGATTGCATGGGAAACCCTCTGTTCGTAAACTAAATGCAAAACTTCTTGGGTGGTGAGACTGCGTTTTTTCTGAATAGACTGTTGTCTAACTGCATCTAATACAGATTGAGTTTCTTCTGTGTTGAGAATAATGCCGTATTGCTGTAGCACATTAGATAGTAAATGTCTGCCAGAATGCTTACCTACTACTAAACGCCGCTCCCAACCGACTTCTTCGGGTGCAAATGGTTCGTATGTAGTAGGATTTTGCAGTACCCCGTGAGCATGAATACCAGATTCATGAGCAAAGGTATTGTCACCAACAATTGCTTTCCAAGGCGGGACACTGCAACCCGATGCTGCTGCTACTAGTCGAGACAGTTCTAATAGACGTGGTGTTTCAATGCCAACATTGATACCATGAATACGTTTGAGAGCCATAACAACTTCTTCTAAAGCTGCGTTTCCGGCTCTTTCGCCTAATCCATTGACAGTGGTATTTACTGATAAAGCTCCAGCTTTGATACCTGCCAAGGCATTTGCAGTCGCTAAACCGAAATCATTGTGCGTATGGATTTCCACAGGAATCAGTAAAGCCGCAACTAACCGATTCACTTTTGTGTAGGTGCTGAAGGGGTCAAGAACTCCAACTGTATCGCAGAAACGAAATCGTGATGCGCCCCACTCTTGGGCATAATGGGCAACATCAAAGAGGAAGTTTTCATCAGCACGAGAAGAATCTTCTCCGCCAACAGCAACCCAAAGACCTTGATCGACAGCAAAGCTGATACTGTCTTTGAGTTGTTGCAAAGTTATGCGCCACTGGCCATGAAACTTAGCGGCTATTTGAATTCCAGAGACGGGAATGGAAATGTGCATTCTTGTCAAACCACAGGCCATAGACGCCTGAATGTCTGAAATCACAGCCCGATTCCAGCCTAGCAATTTAGCAGACAAACCTAAGTTAGAAATTGCTGCGATCGCTCGCATTTCTGACTCACCCATCGCCGGAATCCCGACTTCAATTTCGTGAACACCGATAGCATCAAGAAATTTGGCGATCGCTACTTTTTCTTGTAAATTAAAGGCAACGCCCGCCGCTTGTTCGCCGTCACGTAGAGTCGTGTCATTAATCAGAACTTTATTCATTGGAAAAATACCTCTAATGAAGTGTGAAGTATGAAGGATGAAGGATGAAGTGTGAAATATCAACTATAAAATCTAAATTATTATTTTCATCTTTCATCCTTTATTCTTCATCTTTGATTTTTCATCCTTTATTCTTCATTCTTGAGTTCTCATCCTTCATCTTCTATCATCATTCTTGCTCAACTATCATTTTGCATTCTGTATGACATCAAACCAGGAATTGGTATAAATTAAGGATTTTTTTCTTCAGGATGATTAGGGATTTCAGTAAATAGCATATAACTCATGTAAGTCTTTGCTATTCCTGATACAATTAACAAACTAAATCCAGCAATTAAAGTAGCAATCATGGTGTTATCCTCAGTAGTGAAAATTTCAAAACTAAAAATTGAAAGAAGTATTTACTTCTTTTGAATTTGTAATAATTAATCTGATTCTCTTAAGCTTGCTCTTCTAACCAATCAAAAATCCGCTCCAACTGCTCTATATCAACTAAACCATACTGCCAAAGCAGCATTGGTAACGGTCCATTTTCTAATTCACGTTTTCGCAGAGCTACATCAATATCTCCACTTGAAAGTTCAAGTTCATTCTGCAAAAAATTAATAAATTTTATATCACTTTGACAGTTAGCTATCATAGAAGCTTTAACAAAAACCGTGAAGTGTAAAATACTTGATAAAATCATTACAACTGCCAGCATCGTTCTAGCCAATCAATTAATTCTTGACGAGAAACCGAAAATTGCTTAACGATACTGTGAACAAGAATTACTGTGAGAAAATTATCTATCTGCACCCGTAAAGAACCATCAGGATGACACAAACAAGGAATCATTAACTCTTGCAAGCGGCGATAAACTTGCCAGCGATCGCTTAAAGGAATCTGCACAATATAATAGTGATCGCCTAAGGTAGGAGAAGTGTAAGGTGGTAGCATTGATTTGGTTGATTGTTAGTGGTTAGTGGTTAGTGGTTAGTGGTTAGTGGTTGGTTGTTGGTTGCAACAAACAACAGACAACAAACAACAATTGACTATTGACTATTGACCTTTGACTGTTGATTTTTCAAAATTTGCACTTGTTGTTCGAGCTGTTCTATGCGTTCAAGCAAAGAGCGAATCACAGTTGCTTCCACATCCGGAAGTTTGCCGTGTTCTAGAGGAGAGAGACGTTTATTCTGTTTGTGGGAAATATTGCGTCCAGGAATACCTACGACAGTGCAATCACTAGGGACATCTCGTAACACCACTGAACCTGCGCCAATGCGGGCCCCTGCGCCAATGGAAATATTGCCCAAAACTTTTGCACCTGCTCCCACGACAACGTTTTCACCCAAAGTAGGATGACGTTTACCCGTTTCTTTACCGGTTCCGCCGAGAGTAACACCTTGATAAATCAAGCTGTAGTTTCCGACAATAGCAGTCTCACCAATCACAACACCCATGCCATGATCGATAAATACTCCCTTACCAATTTCTGCACCTGGATGAATTTCAATTCCTGTCAAAAATCGTCCTACATGAGAAAGCAAGCGAGGAAAAAAAGCTATCTTGCGACGATATAACCAGTGGGCGAGGCGATGCAAACAGAGTGCATGGAATCCGGGATAGCAAAACAGCACCTCTAACCAATTGCGTGCTGCTGGATCACGCTCAAAGATAATGCGAAAATCACTCCACAAAGGTTCAAAAATGCCATTTGCACTATCCGGTGTTTTGGCAGTATTTGAATTCCGAATAGGATTTAGTGTCTGTTGCATCGGTAATGCTCTGATTAAAAGCAGTGTGCTATTTTTCTGCTTATACCAGACACTTGGTTAGGGGACAGTGGAGCCGATGACGATTGGATTTATTGGATTGATTAAGGTTGTACTCAAGCACGCTCATCCCCCATTTAATGGAAATTTAAAATTCTTCTGGGGGTAGGGGTGCTAGTATTTTTAGACTAGGGGTTCTAGTATTTTTGGGCTAGGGGCTAGGCATTTTGGTACTCAATCTCTAGCTCTTTGCTTGTAAGACTTTGCAAAGATTTAAGCAACATATTTTTGCATAACTTAACGTGTACTCACCCGCCCAAAAATCTGTGATCAATAATATTAAGAGTAGAATTTCTGTATATGGAAATACTATTAAAATTTTATTATTTTGTTGGTGAAAAAACAAGATAGCAATTACTACTGGATCACTAATCCTTAAATGCAGCAAATTGAACAGTGGCCTTTTCTAGCTGGATATAAGGATGTTATGTGAGGTTCCAATATTCAATGCCAAGAAGCTCACTTGTTTGACGAAAAAATTTGCTATGTCAATAATTTAGTAAAAAATATGCAGTTAATAGAAACATTTACTACTCATCGTCTACTGGCTGAGCGTTTACAATTTCAACACTTGAATGAACTTGACCGTATGCACCAAGACTCGCAAGTTATGGCAACTTTAGGCGGTATTCGTTCTGATGAAGAAACAAGGCTTTTTATTTTAAATAACTTGCATCATTGGCAGCAGTATGGATTCGGATTATGGGTATTTCGAGACAAAGTTAATAATCAGTTTGTCGGTCGTGCTGGTCTTCGCAATACTAATGTAGAAGGTATCAATGAAGTTGAGTTAGCATACGCTCTTATGGCTAAATTTTGGGGTAAAGGATTAGCAACAGAAATGGGTGAGAAAATCTTGAAAATTGGTTTTGAACTACTAAAGTTGCATGAGATAGTTTGCTTTACTCTCACGACTAACAAAGCTTCACAAAGGGTTATGGAAAAGTTAGGATTTAAATACGAACGTGAGATTATTCACGCAAGTTTACCCCATTTTTTATACCGCTTAACAGTTGAATGACAAAATCATAGAGTTGTTGATTAGTCCCCCTTGTCAAGGGGGAAGCAATATATTAACTCCCTCCCCTTAGTAAGGGGAGGGTTAGGGTGGAATTTTGAGGATTCATGCAAAAGGTCTATTCCAACTGCTGCGTT
Above is a genomic segment from Fischerella sp. JS2 containing:
- a CDS encoding nitrogen fixation protein NifZ, with protein sequence MQSDDEVELYDPPAFDIGDKVRLRKQIKNDGTFPGQEIGTILGKKGDIGYVVSIGSFLQRSYIYAVHFLQTGFIVGCRKKELELVEKSKDLE
- the nifV gene encoding homocitrate synthase; this translates as MNKVLINDTTLRDGEQAAGVAFNLQEKVAIAKFLDAIGVHEIEVGIPAMGESEMRAIAAISNLGLSAKLLGWNRAVISDIQASMACGLTRMHISIPVSGIQIAAKFHGQWRITLQQLKDSISFAVDQGLWVAVGGEDSSRADENFLFDVAHYAQEWGASRFRFCDTVGVLDPFSTYTKVNRLVAALLIPVEIHTHNDFGLATANALAGIKAGALSVNTTVNGLGERAGNAALEEVVMALKRIHGINVGIETPRLLELSRLVAAASGCSVPPWKAIVGDNTFAHESGIHAHGVLQNPTTYEPFAPEEVGWERRLVVGKHSGRHLLSNVLQQYGIILNTEETQSVLDAVRQQSIQKKRSLTTQEVLHLVYEQRVSHAIR
- a CDS encoding DUF2949 domain-containing protein produces the protein MIANCQSDIKFINFLQNELELSSGDIDVALRKRELENGPLPMLLWQYGLVDIEQLERIFDWLEEQA
- a CDS encoding Asr1405/Asl0597 family protein, with the translated sequence MLPPYTSPTLGDHYYIVQIPLSDRWQVYRRLQELMIPCLCHPDGSLRVQIDNFLTVILVHSIVKQFSVSRQELIDWLERCWQL
- the cysE gene encoding serine O-acetyltransferase — its product is MQQTLNPIRNSNTAKTPDSANGIFEPLWSDFRIIFERDPAARNWLEVLFCYPGFHALCLHRLAHWLYRRKIAFFPRLLSHVGRFLTGIEIHPGAEIGKGVFIDHGMGVVIGETAIVGNYSLIYQGVTLGGTGKETGKRHPTLGENVVVGAGAKVLGNISIGAGARIGAGSVVLRDVPSDCTVVGIPGRNISHKQNKRLSPLEHGKLPDVEATVIRSLLERIEQLEQQVQILKNQQSKVNSQ
- a CDS encoding GNAT family N-acetyltransferase is translated as MQLIETFTTHRLLAERLQFQHLNELDRMHQDSQVMATLGGIRSDEETRLFILNNLHHWQQYGFGLWVFRDKVNNQFVGRAGLRNTNVEGINEVELAYALMAKFWGKGLATEMGEKILKIGFELLKLHEIVCFTLTTNKASQRVMEKLGFKYEREIIHASLPHFLYRLTVE